The Ziziphus jujuba cultivar Dongzao chromosome 12, ASM3175591v1 sequence aaaaggttttcccTAAGTtattcaaagaaattaaattgtaaaaacCAAGATTTAAACAACCAGAAAAATAGAACTCCAATAGCTTTTGTCGTCttttattaaacaatttaaaacgcttaaaaaaataaactttttttttttttctctcctaaTGAAACGGAAATTTGCACAAAAAGAAACGTATTATCATTAACAtcaaaatgatttattatttttcacaattatttatttatttaaattttttttttttgaagttttgaaGATTGATTTTGATTATGGGAGAGAAATAGTATTATGAattattgaatataaaaattttcgcTTAGTTTTGAATGAAAATGTGGACCaacttttgttttgtgtttgagagaaaaatataaacaagctagaaataattaaattaaacagagagcattaattaggctaattttgtttttcagggaaaaaaaagaaaaaagaaaaaaaaggaacaataaAATCTACATTTATCTCCATCATTACATATAGATTAATTCCGTGTCAAGCACTGAAAAAGAGCTTTGTTTGAGCAGAGCTGCATATATGCCTTCCATGTCTCTGTCAAACTACTGTTCTGTTAATGGTGATGGTGAAATATATAAGTATCAATGACCCAATGCTGGACCTGCAAATATCAAACCCCACAAACAaggcatatacatatacattatTGTTACAGTCAATATTCAGTGACTCAATTTTAAACATAGAGTTTTCGGCTAAATTTATTAGGCAAAATTGCATAATTTAGAAACATAAAtagaaaacttgaaaaatatatgGAGGGACTTACACTGTTGCAAGAATGAAGAGGATATTCCTGGGGTTGATAGCCATGAAGCGGTTGAACCGCTTGTTGCGTCCATCCAATGTGTCTACAACACTAATCGGACCACCAAGTGTATTTTGGATTGGTGTCATCAATGTTTTACTGCTGATCAATGGTTGCTTCAAACATTGATCTACTTGTGAGTTCACtgctagataaaaaaaaaatattattaacaacATTATTCTTAACAGagtatatttttattggaacaatctaatgataaaattattatttttttgttaaaaaataacataaaattcgattcaaaagttttttaaatCATATGGTGGGTAAAATTCAAAGTGAGATTTTAATTCACGCAACCAAATTTGTGATACTAAATCATACCTCTAACTAAAAGTTTCTTTGGTTGCTCATCTGAGTCTTCTTCTTCAGCACTCGTCAATCTCTCTGTTCTATATGACCACTTCCTAGAAAGTGCCCTCtatatgacccaaaaaaaaaaaaaaataataaataaaataaacaggtAAAACCAACAAAAGGAAGGTGAAATTACGagagtatataaatatatagatagatagatagatatagCATTCCATTGCTATGTGAGTAGGCTGAGGAATGGAATagtttcaatatatattgtaaaacaAGTTTAGATGAAGAGCTAGCTCACTGTCATTTTGGGGCTTCCTGAGCTTCTATCTGAGGATTGTACATTGAGGCTTTCAATATCCAACACAACGCTGAGACTTTTATGATCTGAAGCTGTTCCTTCACTCTGTAATAATACCATTACATCAACAAATTCAATTTACACGATACATTTTGTACATAACTTAATTATAAGTttgagaaacaaaaattaaatagttcAATTATTTCTTCTAAATGACATaatgtacatatatgtatggTTACTCTTTTTAAGATACAACTGTACCACATGCATATATTATGCAAGTAGAGCCTCACTTTTGGTTCATAATTGAATGAAATCAGGTATACTTTAGAGGTCAAATCCTCTATTTGATTATATCTTCCATTTCTTATGTaagaattaattagttaatcaaATAATAGAAGTATGTTCCATTCTCTTCCCTCTCAACCAGaccaattataatttattagaaaaCATCACAGACATTCATATAATTTAGATTAATGAGGGTGCATGGGACTATTTTCTGTATTGAAATAATAAACTAATGTGTTTGTTGTTTCATTGCATTATTACATATACAATAAAAAGTaccttttctatatatatatatatatattatataatgtatatcagcaaaatatatatatatatatatataatgtatataatcactgaagccaaaaaaaaaaaaaaaattgtgtataaTCACGTGAATAGGATCTTGACAACTCCAGATTAATTAATATCCtatcaaaaaagagaaaaaaaatccaattgatTGGATCTACTTGTCGGCTTATATAGCTAAAGACAAAAGCAGATAaattaaatctatatatatattttttctcaaaatacaataaaatagaaaagttgttTCAACATATTTATAGAGCAGCAAGACAAGcacaagatttaaaaataagatgaattaatatagttaaaaaaaaaaggaaaagaacaaagacaaaagaaaagtagactatattatataatatatatatatatatgtttatgttggGTCCGTGAGATGATGTTTTCTCTGTTCCCACATATGGCAATATAATTAGTAACTCACATGTGCACAGATACCTTCAAATtcactattaattaatttctatattttaatattcatataGATTCAGATTTTCGTTTTTAGGTTTGGCTAAAAGCAAATATTTTTCTCTGTAGCTTTAAAGTGAAGATTCTTCATGCAgctgtttaattaattagtgcAACAACATGTcccttcattaattaattttttttaattcttttttatgtttctatatatatatatatgtatatatatatatatatttttgtgggtataattggtaaaaaaaaaaaaaattcttctaatCCAAATTGGTCAGAGTATGaggaccaataaaaaaaaattggttgagAGGAGAGTGGAGTATGTATTCCAAGTTGAAACCTATATGATAGGATTAtatacaagattttttttttctttcttattttggtaatatgattatatataagctttgtttttataaaatgatGCAAAGTACAGCAGGTGTACTATTGTTTTTGTTCACGGGTCGATACACTCATGTCGTGACCTATGGGAATGGGACCCATTCTGTATCACCCAATTTCAAGCCGTCGGATTCAATTAGCTGGCtgattaaatatatgtatattttaaatgtttatagagatttgtttttgttgtttggttTTACTAAGCAAACTTGCTGTAATCAAAATGGGTTTTTGGAAATATAAAGATTATGGTTTATAGATTGCAAACGAAATCTGGAACAAAGAtttggttttaatttgtttcttttttcgtGTATTTGGTATTTACTAAAAGTAAACATGTTGAGGTAATATAACTGTGTATACATATGTAATATTTCAATCTAATATACTACTGATCTCCATCAAACATTTTGAGTGAAAGAAGcccattttctcttttttggtgaatagaaaACTCATTTTCTCAATTGCCAAAGaggaaaagaatttaaaatatggTAAATTGGTATGAAATAAAGTGATGAAAATGAATGCATGAATGcatgaatgaaataaaaaatacactTAGTATTTTGTATTATATTCATTTGCTCTGCGCAACAGAGAAAAGAAATATTGCAGAAGGCTAAGAGAAAAAGAGATAATACTAAACACTGATAAACTCTAGCAAGGTGAaaggaaaatattaaattataagcAGCAGAAATTAAGTTGGAATAAGAATAAAAGGCAGggaaattaatttgattaagaaaattaatGACCTGTAAGGAGTTGTCTTCCATATTGAATTGAGAAGAAATTATGCCACAACTAGTACTGATCTCTGCTTGCTgggttcttcctcaaaaactcTGAGTTGAGAAgcaaacctctctctctctctctctctctctctgagtcTCGGCGGAACAGAGTAGGTAGAAAAACAGctccaatctctctctctctctctctctctctctctctcactttctttatcatttttatatatgaccctttattttattttattttattttttttttttctctcagaaTTAGACTGCACATCATTTACTAATACTTTTGCTAGccatcaaatattatataatataattgaaggagttttgaaaataaaaccaaaacagagaaaaagaaattcatagATGGGaccaatattaattattatttgtggTTTTTAAAACCCTTTTGAAGTTGATTAAGTGACAGCTGATATGTATTTTTCTCATTAAGAACCTCCAAAAGTCTTTGCCACATCAAAATTGAATATACTTGTACAAATGTAGTTTGGAAGACAGAATTTTAATAGAAAGCAAGTCAGGAATTTATCTTTTGagcttaatttcttttttttttttttccgtttaaATGAACTATGACTCTGTGAGTTATTGTCACTTACATACATGtttaaaatggaaattttag is a genomic window containing:
- the LOC107409697 gene encoding uncharacterized protein LOC107409697 isoform X1 encodes the protein MEDNSLQSEGTASDHKSLSVVLDIESLNVQSSDRSSGSPKMTRALSRKWSYRTERLTSAEEEDSDEQPKKLLVRAVNSQVDQCLKQPLISSKTLMTPIQNTLGGPISVVDTLDGRNKRFNRFMAINPRNILFILATVSSIGSLILIYFTITINRTVV
- the LOC107409697 gene encoding uncharacterized protein LOC107409697 isoform X2, which gives rise to MEDNSLQSEGTASDHKSLSVVLDIESLNVQSSDRSSGSPKMTRALSRKWSYRTERLTSAEEEDSDEQPKKLLVRVNSQVDQCLKQPLISSKTLMTPIQNTLGGPISVVDTLDGRNKRFNRFMAINPRNILFILATVSSIGSLILIYFTITINRTVV